The following are from one region of the Williamwhitmania taraxaci genome:
- a CDS encoding IS1 family transposase, whose translation MTIIEQIRELAKQLTEQERVTVMRELKNTDASLTAQLGEAKVCPHCSSSMIIKHSMFNGRQRSKCKTCGKTFTML comes from the coding sequence ATGACAATAATTGAACAAATCCGAGAACTCGCAAAACAGTTGACAGAACAAGAGCGCGTTACGGTAATGCGGGAGCTGAAAAATACGGATGCATCACTTACGGCTCAGCTGGGGGAGGCGAAAGTCTGCCCCCACTGCTCGAGCAGCATGATCATTAAGCACAGCATGTTCAATGGGAGGCAGCGCTCCAAGTGCAAAACGTGCGGCAAGACCTTTACTATGCT
- a CDS encoding Na/Pi symporter: MLQRLLLVFFGVVFAIVFGHTSVAQPTITIRDAKSSKVSESFNTRLNKSVSFIVCTTDSAGAPIVGSKIVSTIISGPGGYGATFSHDSLKTNRRGEALITFLPAKGDGRYLIKIYAEYKIRQTAAVVQVDVKERRWVWLLFVGLVGGLAFFFLGLEMLSNGLKKLSGGRMRTMLTTLTKNRIMGAGLGSLLTMIFQSSTATSVMLVSLVESKLMQFRQTIAILLGAALGTSLTMQLIAFKITSYSLFFVAIGFIITLIGKKQKTKNIGSAILGFGILFFGMDLMATSMAPLRTFEPFIDILSRFQNPILGILAGTIFTALLQSSAAFIGIVITLASQGLISLEASIPLMLGANIGSTVTAIIASAKGGSQAKQVAWSNAIFKIFWVLIVVWIIPQFVNLVYYISPSPEGNVDALMQVVPRQIANAHTIYNVIILILTLPFIDPFARLVERLFPPKVEHVKTMYLEKSLMATPSLALLGAKKEVILVAHQIQDMLNDIILPFFTKEDMLLPQITAAEKQLDKITRAINSFLVELTRQEVNEEEIQEAYLIMYTNNELEQIAELIANNMVNRAAAWIESDHEFSDEGKRELMLYHLQTQKQLSRAIAVFKDFNLEKTKHAEQKYKKFRMQAIELEKQHYQRLKEDVEKSVTSSRTHLELVSSLRVIGSHATNIVRTHLPNLKDDLAAVKAMEGTP; encoded by the coding sequence ATGCTACAGCGATTGCTTTTAGTTTTTTTTGGAGTAGTATTTGCCATTGTATTTGGACATACATCTGTTGCCCAGCCAACTATTACGATTCGGGATGCCAAGAGTAGTAAGGTTTCCGAAAGTTTCAACACCCGATTAAACAAGTCTGTTTCCTTTATTGTTTGCACTACCGATTCCGCGGGGGCTCCTATTGTTGGGTCCAAAATTGTATCGACCATTATTAGTGGTCCCGGTGGTTATGGTGCCACCTTTTCGCACGATTCGTTAAAAACCAATCGGAGAGGAGAAGCCCTCATTACATTTCTTCCAGCAAAGGGGGATGGCCGCTACCTAATAAAAATTTATGCCGAATATAAGATACGGCAGACGGCAGCGGTGGTTCAAGTAGATGTTAAGGAGCGTCGTTGGGTTTGGTTACTCTTTGTTGGACTAGTAGGTGGGCTCGCTTTTTTCTTTCTAGGGCTCGAGATGTTGAGCAATGGGCTCAAAAAACTCAGCGGAGGTAGGATGCGCACCATGCTCACTACCCTAACCAAGAATAGAATAATGGGCGCAGGGTTGGGCAGCTTGCTCACCATGATTTTTCAAAGCAGTACCGCCACCTCTGTGATGCTGGTTAGCTTGGTTGAGAGCAAGTTGATGCAGTTTAGGCAAACCATTGCCATTCTTCTCGGTGCCGCATTGGGAACATCACTTACCATGCAGCTGATTGCCTTCAAAATTACCAGCTACTCCCTGTTTTTCGTCGCCATTGGGTTTATCATTACCTTAATAGGGAAGAAGCAAAAGACGAAAAATATAGGATCGGCTATTCTTGGATTTGGGATTCTCTTTTTTGGGATGGATCTAATGGCTACCTCCATGGCTCCACTCCGCACGTTTGAACCCTTTATCGATATTCTTTCTCGCTTTCAGAATCCCATATTGGGTATTTTGGCTGGGACAATATTCACCGCTCTCCTACAGAGTAGCGCAGCCTTTATTGGAATTGTTATAACACTCGCATCGCAAGGATTAATCTCCTTGGAGGCATCTATTCCGTTGATGCTTGGTGCAAATATTGGAAGTACAGTAACCGCCATTATTGCCAGTGCAAAGGGTGGATCTCAAGCAAAGCAAGTGGCGTGGTCAAATGCCATTTTCAAAATATTTTGGGTTCTCATCGTTGTGTGGATCATACCCCAGTTTGTTAATCTGGTATACTATATCTCTCCATCTCCCGAGGGAAATGTTGATGCCTTGATGCAAGTAGTTCCGCGTCAGATAGCCAATGCTCATACAATTTACAATGTTATTATTCTCATCCTCACCTTGCCATTTATTGATCCCTTTGCTCGGCTGGTAGAGAGGCTTTTTCCACCTAAAGTAGAGCATGTAAAAACAATGTATTTGGAGAAAAGCCTTATGGCGACACCATCTCTGGCGTTGTTGGGAGCCAAGAAAGAGGTTATTTTAGTTGCGCATCAAATTCAAGATATGCTCAATGATATAATTCTCCCTTTCTTTACCAAGGAGGATATGCTCTTACCACAGATTACTGCAGCGGAAAAGCAGCTGGATAAGATTACCCGAGCCATCAATAGTTTTTTAGTGGAGTTAACGCGCCAAGAGGTAAACGAGGAAGAAATTCAGGAAGCCTACTTGATAATGTACACCAATAACGAATTGGAGCAAATTGCGGAACTAATTGCCAACAATATGGTAAACCGTGCCGCAGCTTGGATTGAGAGCGATCACGAATTTTCGGACGAGGGTAAACGCGAACTCATGCTCTACCACCTTCAGACGCAGAAGCAACTCAGTCGCGCCATTGCAGTTTTCAAGGATTTTAATCTAGAGAAAACGAAGCATGCCGAACAGAAGTATAAGAAGTTTCGAATGCAAGCCATCGAGTTGGAGAAGCAGCATTATCAACGCTTAAAGGAGGATGTGGAGAAGTCAGTTACCAGCAGCCGAACCCATCTGGAGTTGGTTTCGTCGCTACGAGTCATTGGGAGTCATGCCACCAATATCGTAAGAACCCACCTGCCAAACCTAAAAGACGACTTGGCGGCCGTTAAAGCAATGGAGGGAACTCCTTAG
- a CDS encoding L-serine ammonia-lyase, iron-sulfur-dependent, subunit alpha codes for MQSIKTIFKVGFGPSSSHTIGPCRAAEIFSDKHPNAASYRITLYGSLAATGIGHGTDTALHKYFGDRKLEVVWMPEFDHPAHPNAMLIESLDAQAAVTGSWEVFSIGGGDLRDANGIVGTKETYPLSNMTDILKWCKKEGRTFWEYVETYEDPDIWEYLADIWKVMQKSIKDGLDNEGVLPGPIKLQRKASSSFAKAVASHNPQRSIGLLFSYALAVSEENASGNTIAISPTCGAAGVLPSVLYYAATTHEHVTEKKILRALATAGLVGNIVKTNASISGAEVGCQGEIGTGCSMAAAAFTQLLGGTTKQIEYAAEMGFEHNLGLTCDPVLGYVQIPCIERNAVAAGKAWQCATYALYSDGGHKISFDQVVETMAQTGKDLQSAYRETGYGGLAKNWESFK; via the coding sequence ATGCAGTCGATAAAGACAATTTTCAAGGTAGGTTTTGGCCCAAGTAGTAGCCACACCATTGGCCCATGCCGTGCAGCCGAAATATTTTCGGATAAGCATCCCAATGCAGCCAGTTACCGCATTACTCTCTATGGCAGTTTAGCCGCTACTGGTATCGGTCACGGTACCGACACTGCCCTCCACAAATATTTTGGCGATCGAAAACTGGAGGTAGTTTGGATGCCCGAATTTGACCATCCTGCCCATCCAAATGCCATGCTCATTGAATCGCTGGATGCCCAAGCAGCAGTAACTGGCAGTTGGGAGGTTTTTAGCATTGGAGGCGGTGACTTGCGCGATGCCAACGGAATTGTGGGTACCAAGGAGACCTATCCACTCTCAAATATGACCGATATTTTAAAGTGGTGCAAAAAGGAGGGTCGCACATTCTGGGAGTATGTGGAGACGTATGAAGATCCCGATATTTGGGAATACCTCGCCGATATTTGGAAGGTAATGCAGAAGAGCATAAAGGATGGGCTCGACAATGAGGGCGTACTTCCTGGCCCCATTAAGCTACAGCGCAAAGCATCCTCGAGCTTTGCTAAGGCGGTGGCTAGCCATAATCCACAGAGGAGTATTGGATTGCTTTTTTCATACGCATTGGCCGTTTCCGAAGAGAATGCTTCGGGAAATACTATTGCTATTTCGCCGACGTGCGGGGCTGCAGGTGTTTTACCCTCAGTTCTTTACTATGCGGCTACTACCCACGAACATGTTACCGAGAAGAAAATTTTACGCGCACTGGCAACGGCCGGCTTGGTCGGAAATATAGTCAAAACGAATGCCTCCATATCGGGTGCCGAAGTTGGGTGTCAGGGCGAGATAGGTACCGGCTGCTCCATGGCCGCTGCAGCCTTCACACAACTCCTAGGTGGCACCACAAAGCAAATTGAGTATGCCGCCGAAATGGGCTTCGAGCATAACCTTGGTCTCACCTGCGATCCGGTTCTAGGATACGTGCAAATACCCTGTATTGAGCGTAATGCGGTGGCTGCAGGCAAGGCTTGGCAGTGTGCTACATACGCACTTTACTCCGACGGTGGACACAAGATTTCATTCGATCAGGTAGTAGAAACCATGGCCCAAACCGGAAAGGATTTGCAGAGTGCCTATCGCGAAACTGGTTATGGCGGGTTGGCAAAAAACTGGGAGTCGTTTAAGTAG
- a CDS encoding alanyl-tRNA editing protein — protein sequence MSEKHYDPQMHTAEHILNQTMVRMFGCSRSFSSHLEKKKSKCDYHFSRALLEQEVEELQNTINVIIASNREVTEEQISRSQAEQEYNLGRLPNDVGDTIRIIRVEGYDACPCIGTHVANTSEIGQVRIISTDFAEGVLRIRFKLDRPE from the coding sequence ATGTCGGAGAAACACTACGATCCACAAATGCATACGGCCGAGCATATTCTCAACCAGACGATGGTGAGGATGTTTGGCTGTAGCCGTTCGTTCAGCAGCCATCTCGAGAAGAAGAAGAGCAAGTGCGACTATCACTTTAGCCGTGCCCTTTTGGAGCAAGAGGTGGAAGAGTTACAAAACACCATAAATGTAATAATTGCCAGCAACAGAGAAGTTACCGAGGAGCAAATTTCACGGAGCCAAGCCGAGCAGGAGTATAACCTCGGACGCCTCCCCAACGATGTGGGCGACACCATTCGCATCATTAGGGTGGAGGGCTACGATGCCTGCCCGTGTATCGGTACGCACGTGGCAAACACTTCCGAGATAGGGCAGGTTAGAATTATCTCAACCGATTTTGCTGAAGGAGTGCTGCGTATTCGGTTCAAATTGGATAGGCCGGAATAG
- a CDS encoding FMN-binding protein: protein MAYTKKFQKEKQVSKVDAISGATWAHNLFTEAVKIALEKAAKVKKK from the coding sequence ATTGCCTACACAAAGAAATTCCAAAAGGAGAAGCAGGTAAGCAAAGTCGATGCCATATCGGGTGCCACTTGGGCACACAACCTTTTTACCGAGGCGGTGAAGATTGCGCTGGAGAAGGCAGCGAAAGTGAAGAAAAAATAG
- a CDS encoding Sec-independent protein translocase subunit TatA/TatB produces the protein MGNFILLGIFGGQEMLFVLLIIVLLFGAKKIPDLMRGLGKGVAEYKKAKDDVISEIDKANNEAITKEEKKSE, from the coding sequence ATGGGAAATTTTATTTTACTTGGAATATTTGGTGGACAGGAGATGCTCTTTGTCTTGCTTATTATCGTTTTGCTGTTTGGAGCAAAGAAAATACCCGATCTGATGCGTGGGTTAGGTAAGGGTGTGGCCGAATACAAAAAGGCCAAAGACGATGTTATATCGGAGATTGATAAGGCTAATAACGAAGCCATTACCAAGGAAGAGAAGAAGAGCGAATAG
- the tatC gene encoding twin-arginine translocase subunit TatC, whose protein sequence is MQDFWDHFEELRRRFIRALVVCLFACIGAFFFKGFIFDDLLFAPLNNKFITYHWLCWFGNKFGIDGLCVGALPVNLMNTEIGGQFKWHLMATIVAGIVISFPYFVFQIWRFVQPALSSKEKKFLRGFSAITSGLFFLGILFGYYIVLPLTLAFLSNYTISPQIENHITLASYLSTTVFLPLTIGMVFELPLLVYFLSKIGFITSALMRKFRKHAFVLILIVAGIITPSTDVFSQLLVGLPLYVLFEISIWVAVRNEKSEALTSDM, encoded by the coding sequence TTGCAAGATTTTTGGGATCACTTCGAGGAGCTAAGGCGTCGGTTTATTCGCGCCCTAGTGGTTTGCCTTTTCGCATGCATTGGAGCCTTCTTTTTCAAAGGCTTTATTTTTGACGACTTGCTATTTGCACCCCTCAACAATAAATTTATTACCTACCACTGGCTTTGCTGGTTTGGTAACAAGTTTGGCATCGACGGGCTTTGCGTAGGTGCGTTGCCGGTAAATCTCATGAACACGGAGATTGGTGGGCAGTTTAAGTGGCACCTGATGGCCACAATTGTAGCGGGAATTGTGATCTCCTTTCCTTACTTTGTATTTCAAATATGGCGTTTTGTTCAGCCAGCCCTGAGCTCAAAAGAGAAGAAATTCTTACGTGGATTTAGTGCCATTACCTCAGGACTGTTCTTTCTCGGAATCCTATTCGGCTACTATATTGTGCTGCCGCTAACCTTAGCGTTCCTGAGCAACTACACCATAAGTCCTCAGATTGAAAACCATATTACCCTAGCCAGCTACCTTTCTACTACAGTCTTTCTACCACTAACCATTGGAATGGTTTTCGAACTACCCCTTCTGGTTTACTTTCTCAGCAAAATTGGGTTTATCACCTCCGCCCTAATGCGCAAGTTTCGCAAGCATGCCTTTGTGCTGATATTGATTGTGGCTGGAATAATTACTCCCTCCACCGATGTTTTCAGCCAACTGTTAGTAGGTTTACCACTCTATGTGCTATTTGAAATAAGCATATGGGTTGCGGTGCGAAACGAAAAAAGTGAGGCATTGACTAGCGACATGTAA
- a CDS encoding protoheme IX farnesyltransferase yields MTLFGVLLMAAGASALNHFQERKTDRLMTRTADRPIPSGRMSPPLVFLVGLAWLVLGATILLIFTGWIVVLLGVFNAAWYNLVYTPLKKTSVYALFAGTITGVVPLFMGIAAAGGNMASHQAVYIGFFMLIWQIPHFLILLLKYGKEYEQAGLASITARLSIPRIIRIAYLWMVACCTATLFLPLFGLLHHSQTGYAILLISTLVFVFISFAVYKRNEIDQFRIPFILTNIMQAGFMVCLVLDSLI; encoded by the coding sequence ATCACATTGTTTGGTGTTTTGTTGATGGCTGCCGGGGCATCGGCACTAAACCATTTCCAGGAGAGAAAAACTGATCGGCTCATGACCCGGACAGCAGACCGCCCGATACCTTCAGGTAGGATGTCGCCACCCTTGGTGTTTCTAGTAGGGCTCGCTTGGCTAGTTTTGGGTGCAACTATCCTATTAATCTTTACCGGATGGATTGTGGTTTTACTAGGGGTTTTCAACGCTGCTTGGTACAACCTTGTTTATACTCCGCTAAAGAAAACCAGTGTATATGCACTTTTTGCTGGAACCATCACGGGTGTAGTGCCCTTGTTTATGGGTATTGCTGCTGCGGGCGGAAATATGGCAAGTCACCAAGCGGTATATATAGGCTTCTTTATGCTTATCTGGCAAATACCTCACTTCCTCATTTTGCTCCTAAAGTATGGAAAAGAGTATGAGCAAGCCGGTCTGGCCTCCATAACCGCCCGCCTCTCCATTCCGCGGATTATACGTATTGCCTACCTCTGGATGGTGGCATGTTGCACAGCTACGCTGTTTCTTCCTCTCTTCGGGCTGCTTCACCATTCTCAAACCGGCTATGCCATCCTTCTCATCTCCACCTTAGTATTTGTTTTTATCTCCTTTGCTGTATATAAACGCAACGAAATTGATCAGTTCCGCATCCCGTTTATCCTAACCAACATCATGCAAGCTGGATTCATGGTATGTCTTGTATTGGATAGCTTGATATAA
- the coxB gene encoding cytochrome c oxidase subunit II, which produces MFSGASNFAEGVDSVFLFIFTISFIFLFGLTGIMVWFVIRYNRKRHPKAVQIKDNTKLELAWTIIPLILVLFMFYYGYMAFAPTRVVPKDAMPVKVTGQMWSWSFEYPNGKKTTELRLPLNKPVKLLLYSPDVIHSFYIPAFRIKEDLVPGKENYMWFTPTLEGSFEILCAEYCGLSHAFMEAKVVVVQDTAFNRWLDEVVALTVEEAGLVVLKNNACTGCHSLDGKPLIGPTFKGLFGSKRVVVVNGKETTVVADSAYIERAILEPNKEVVKGFNPEIMRSYKDVLKANDIKSIVDYLELDSKAKK; this is translated from the coding sequence ATGTTTAGTGGTGCATCAAATTTTGCCGAAGGTGTCGATAGTGTTTTCCTATTCATCTTTACCATATCATTCATTTTCCTATTTGGATTAACCGGGATAATGGTTTGGTTCGTAATAAGGTATAACCGAAAACGGCACCCCAAGGCAGTTCAAATAAAGGACAATACGAAGCTGGAGTTGGCATGGACTATTATACCGCTAATTCTCGTGCTCTTTATGTTCTACTATGGGTATATGGCTTTTGCTCCCACACGAGTAGTCCCCAAGGATGCCATGCCCGTTAAGGTTACAGGTCAGATGTGGAGTTGGTCGTTTGAATATCCCAACGGAAAAAAGACAACGGAGCTGAGGCTTCCGCTAAATAAACCAGTCAAGCTGCTGCTATACTCTCCCGATGTAATCCATAGTTTCTATATCCCAGCATTTAGAATTAAGGAGGATTTAGTTCCAGGCAAAGAGAACTATATGTGGTTTACTCCAACGCTCGAGGGTAGCTTTGAAATTCTTTGTGCCGAGTATTGTGGGCTTAGCCATGCATTTATGGAGGCTAAAGTGGTTGTGGTGCAGGACACGGCATTCAACAGATGGCTGGATGAAGTTGTTGCCCTTACAGTGGAGGAGGCTGGATTGGTCGTTTTGAAAAACAATGCTTGCACGGGCTGCCACTCATTGGATGGTAAGCCGTTAATTGGTCCAACCTTTAAGGGTTTGTTTGGTTCCAAACGTGTAGTAGTTGTAAATGGAAAAGAGACCACCGTTGTTGCCGATTCTGCCTATATCGAGCGTGCTATTCTTGAGCCAAACAAAGAGGTTGTGAAGGGATTCAATCCAGAGATAATGCGTTCGTATAAGGATGTTCTAAAAGCAAATGATATTAAATCAATTGTTGATTACCTTGAACTGGATTCAAAGGCTAAAAAATAA
- a CDS encoding cytochrome C oxidase subunit IV family protein translates to MDHSTPHISSYRSIGLVLVALLFLTSITILVTWLDFGSLSVAVAMGVAFIKVGLVVTYFMHLKFDDLILRIFAGMVLLLLLLVFVITFFDYLFR, encoded by the coding sequence ATGGATCACTCAACTCCACATATTTCCAGCTATCGCTCCATTGGTTTGGTGCTAGTAGCGCTTCTCTTTCTTACGTCCATCACCATTCTTGTTACTTGGCTCGATTTTGGGTCACTTAGCGTGGCCGTGGCCATGGGGGTTGCCTTCATTAAGGTCGGATTGGTGGTAACATACTTTATGCACCTTAAGTTTGACGATCTCATTCTAAGGATATTTGCAGGAATGGTTTTACTGCTCCTTTTGCTCGTATTTGTGATCACCTTTTTTGACTATTTATTTAGATAG
- a CDS encoding cytochrome c oxidase subunit 3 family protein, with the protein MEQHPSTATEHRDDFGAKLGMWIFIFTELLLFAGLFLVYAVFRSKYFQDFHIAAHQLNTFIGAVNTIVLLISSATIAASISAIQKNNKVLALRLLYATFFLALVFLVNKYFEWGHKIEYQLYPGSDPLLTLKNGQVLFFGLYYFMTGLHVLHIIIGMTLMGVIIVKVKSNKINSSSYVLLENGGLYWHLVDLIWIFLFPLLYLIT; encoded by the coding sequence ATGGAACAACATCCTTCAACGGCCACTGAACATCGAGACGACTTCGGCGCAAAGCTAGGCATGTGGATATTTATCTTTACAGAGTTGCTGCTGTTTGCTGGACTATTTTTGGTCTATGCCGTATTCCGGTCGAAGTATTTTCAGGACTTTCATATCGCGGCGCATCAGCTCAACACCTTCATTGGTGCTGTAAACACTATTGTTCTTTTAATCAGCAGTGCCACAATTGCTGCGTCTATTTCAGCCATTCAAAAGAATAATAAAGTATTGGCGCTAAGGCTACTTTATGCCACATTCTTCTTGGCACTTGTGTTCTTGGTAAACAAGTATTTTGAGTGGGGTCATAAAATTGAATACCAACTTTACCCGGGATCTGATCCTTTGCTCACGCTAAAGAATGGCCAAGTGCTCTTCTTTGGTTTATACTACTTTATGACAGGACTCCACGTTTTGCACATTATTATTGGGATGACCTTAATGGGGGTAATAATAGTCAAGGTAAAAAGCAATAAGATTAACAGCAGTAGTTATGTGCTACTCGAAAATGGTGGCCTTTACTGGCATTTAGTTGACCTTATCTGGATTTTCCTTTTCCCACTACTCTATTTAATAACCTAA
- a CDS encoding cytochrome c oxidase subunit I translates to MNKETTTEHISYLKPHGKYKGLMGWLTSTDHKRIAILYLICIAVFFLVGATMGGLMKLELAKPGQQIMDAQTYNGMFTVHGIIMIFMVVIPGLSAVFGNFALPLMIGAKDVAFPKLNLLSWYIYVLGAVLAIYSQLGGSSPPDTGWTFYAPYSIKSTTNVLPAVLAAFVLGFSSILTGLNFIVTVHRMRAPGMTWFKMPLFPWSIYATAWIQVLATPIVGITLLMVIAERTLRIGFFDPSLGGDPVLYQHLFWIYSHPAVYIMILPAMGVVSEIIPTFCQRRVYGYRAIALSSLAIAGIGYLVWGHHMFTSGMSDFSRIAFSLLTFIVAIPSAIKVFNWLATMYKGSIDVRTPFLYTLAFMWLFMIGGLTGLVLGSLATNVHVHDTYFVVAHFHYIVFGGMGFAFFAAIHYWYPKMFGVMYNELVANIACGILFFGFNLLYFPMFILGLQGMPRRYFDYLPEYATGHMVSSIGAAVMLAGIVLMVYNLVRGGFNGSPAPANPWNSLTLEWTIPSPPSIENFEVEPSITESPYEYK, encoded by the coding sequence ATGAACAAAGAAACTACTACAGAGCACATTAGCTACCTGAAGCCCCACGGTAAATACAAAGGGTTGATGGGGTGGCTTACTTCCACCGACCATAAGCGAATTGCTATTCTTTACCTAATCTGTATTGCCGTATTCTTCTTGGTAGGGGCAACCATGGGTGGGCTAATGAAGCTGGAACTGGCTAAGCCGGGTCAGCAAATTATGGATGCCCAAACCTACAATGGGATGTTCACAGTACATGGTATCATCATGATCTTCATGGTAGTAATTCCGGGACTGTCGGCAGTATTTGGCAACTTCGCGCTACCGCTGATGATTGGAGCAAAGGACGTGGCCTTTCCCAAGTTAAACCTACTATCTTGGTATATTTACGTGCTAGGTGCGGTTCTAGCCATATACTCACAACTTGGTGGGAGCAGTCCACCCGATACCGGATGGACATTTTATGCACCCTACAGTATTAAGAGTACCACCAATGTGCTACCAGCCGTGCTGGCAGCCTTTGTGTTGGGATTCTCTTCAATTCTTACAGGACTCAACTTTATAGTAACCGTTCATCGCATGCGGGCACCGGGAATGACTTGGTTTAAAATGCCCCTCTTCCCTTGGTCGATCTACGCCACGGCATGGATACAAGTGCTTGCCACCCCAATTGTGGGAATCACGCTGCTTATGGTAATTGCAGAGCGAACTTTACGGATTGGATTCTTTGATCCGTCACTAGGCGGTGATCCTGTTCTCTACCAACACCTATTTTGGATATACTCGCACCCTGCGGTATACATTATGATTCTTCCTGCAATGGGTGTAGTTTCGGAAATTATCCCAACCTTTTGTCAGCGCCGAGTATACGGCTACAGGGCTATAGCACTTTCCAGCTTAGCTATTGCAGGTATTGGTTACCTTGTATGGGGTCACCACATGTTTACCTCTGGTATGAGCGATTTTTCTCGAATCGCCTTCTCATTACTCACATTTATTGTAGCTATCCCCAGTGCCATTAAGGTATTTAACTGGCTTGCTACCATGTATAAAGGATCCATTGATGTTCGAACGCCGTTTCTGTATACCCTTGCGTTTATGTGGCTTTTTATGATTGGGGGTTTAACCGGGCTCGTGCTTGGTTCGCTAGCCACCAATGTGCACGTGCACGACACCTACTTTGTGGTGGCACACTTTCACTACATCGTATTTGGAGGAATGGGCTTTGCATTTTTTGCCGCTATTCACTACTGGTATCCAAAAATGTTTGGGGTAATGTATAACGAACTGGTTGCCAATATAGCTTGTGGAATTCTCTTCTTTGGCTTCAACTTGCTCTACTTCCCCATGTTTATTCTTGGACTGCAGGGAATGCCACGCCGCTATTTCGATTACCTTCCCGAATATGCTACTGGTCACATGGTCTCATCCATTGGAGCAGCAGTAATGCTCGCAGGTATTGTTCTTATGGTTTACAACCTCGTCCGGGGTGGTTTCAACGGATCACCTGCTCCTGCAAATCCGTGGAATAGCCTTACGCTGGAATGGACAATTCCTTCGCCTCCAAGTATCGAGAACTTTGAGGTTGAGCCTAGTATTACAGAATCACCATACGAATACAAGTAA
- a CDS encoding SCO family protein, with translation MKKNLFTLGLLFLSLLSLGQPFGNEIGIDEHLNDTLPLDLAFSNEQNQLVTLRQLIDRPTILAFVYFDCPGLCSPLQEGIADVVGKTDLVLGKDYQIITISFNFKDTPEKAAQKKANFITKMGAENAKSWYYLTGDSLAVVKILNSVGYKIKITGLDYAHPSAIIAISPQGKITRYLYGTSFFPFDLKMAVVEAQKGISRPTVNRILDFCYNYEPEGKRYTLEITKLVGIFTLIVLGAFFGILLIRNRRKSKNTTSN, from the coding sequence ATGAAAAAAAACCTATTTACCCTTGGATTGCTATTCCTTTCTCTATTAAGCCTAGGGCAGCCCTTTGGCAATGAGATTGGCATCGACGAACACTTAAATGATACGCTTCCTCTCGATTTAGCGTTTAGCAATGAGCAAAACCAGCTGGTTACTCTCCGCCAGCTAATCGATCGACCAACCATCTTGGCTTTTGTCTACTTTGATTGCCCGGGATTATGCAGCCCACTTCAAGAAGGTATTGCCGATGTAGTAGGTAAAACCGATTTGGTGCTTGGGAAAGATTATCAAATTATTACTATCAGCTTTAACTTTAAGGACACCCCTGAAAAGGCTGCACAAAAGAAGGCCAACTTTATTACGAAAATGGGAGCAGAGAATGCAAAATCTTGGTATTATCTTACCGGAGATAGCCTTGCCGTTGTAAAGATCCTCAACAGCGTGGGTTATAAAATTAAGATCACAGGGTTGGATTATGCACATCCATCTGCCATAATTGCAATTAGTCCTCAGGGAAAAATTACGCGCTACCTCTATGGAACCTCGTTCTTTCCCTTCGATTTGAAAATGGCCGTTGTGGAAGCGCAGAAAGGAATAAGCCGGCCTACAGTAAATCGAATACTGGATTTTTGCTATAATTATGAGCCAGAAGGAAAGCGATACACGTTGGAAATAACAAAATTAGTTGGAATATTTACCCTCATTGTTCTTGGTGCCTTTTTCGGAATTCTCCTTATTCGGAACAGGCGAAAATCAAAAAACACTACTTCCAACTAA